A window of the Pungitius pungitius chromosome 3, fPunPun2.1, whole genome shotgun sequence genome harbors these coding sequences:
- the rhbdd1 gene encoding rhomboid-related protein 4: protein MRNRQRGSHLGLMLLASQVFQMGLDNIPPVTLAVLGLNVYLYLFPAAPLMQTCVSVQQAYWFKDWRRLLLSPLHHADDWHLYFNMLSFLWKGTKLERRLGGPWFLYLLSVFSLITGLVYLALEALLTELTQDQSYSMACAVGFSGVLFALKVVSNHYHPGGVTYVMGFPVSNSYVSWVELVLIHITSPGTSFVGHLAGILVGLLYTAGPLKAVMKTCAGFVTLNGYSSRANAYYHSTGTTGYSSAGGGYSGYRQSPPDYTTTRAASYAGGLTEEEQIEAAIRNSLHDRGQSSQRGAPPPYGFRPFEEATAEDVRLRRLRRFDN from the exons ATGCGGAACCGACAAAGGGGATCCCATCTGGGCTTGATGCTTCTCGCCTCCCAGGTGTTTCAGATGGGCCTGGACAACATCCCCCCAGTCACTCTGGCTGTCCTGGGACTCAATGTGTACCTTTACCTGTTCCCCGCAGCTCCACTGATGCAG ACCTGTGTGAGTGTTCAGCAGGCCTACTGGTTCAAAGACTGGCGCCGCCTTCTGCTCTCCCCGCTACACCATGCGGATGATTGGCACCTCTACTTCAACatgctctccttcctctggaAGGGCACCAAGCTGGAGCGACGGCTGGGTGGCCCATGGTTCCTCTACCTGCTGTCAGTCTTCTCTCTGATCACCGGACTGGTCTATTTGGCGTTGGAGGCCTTGTTGACGGAGCTCACCCAGGACCAATCCTACAGCATGGCCTGTGCTGTCGGCTTCTCAG GTGTCCTGTTTGCTCTGAAGGTGGTCAGTAACCATTACCATCCTGGAGGTGTGACCTATGTGATGGGTTTCCCCGTGTCTAATAGCTATGTCAGCTGGGTAGAGCTTGTGCTGATCCACATAACATCACCTGG GACCTCTTTTGTCGGTCACCTGGCGGGTATCCTGGTGGGTCTGCTATATACTGCTGGACCGCTGAAGGCTGTCATGAAGACATGTGCAG GGTTTGTAACATTAAATGGATATAGCTCCCGGGCCAACGCATACTACCACTCTACAGGCACTACAG gctacAGCAGCGCGGGTGGAGGATACTCGGGATACCGTCAGTCTCCACCAGATTACACAACGACTCGTGCAGCATCTTATGCAGGCGGACTGACGGAAGAGGAGCAGATCGAGGCGGCCATCAGAAACAGCTTGCATGACAGAG GACAAAGCAGCCAGAGAGGTGCTCCCCCTCCTTATGGTTTCCGCCCCTTTGAGGAGGCGACAGCTGAGGACGTCAGGTTGAGGAGACTCAGGCGATTCGACAACTGA
- the galnt17 gene encoding polypeptide N-acetylgalactosaminyltransferase 17: protein MAFVFRRWRVLLVLNVLAVAGFMTFWAKCSTRSVQAVGPEAPVAGSRPRANGTAQGPGVSHEVLLKRLSSLEDVVYRQLNGLSKSLGLIEGFGGRGKGGLPATLSPAEDSDAKYLREKYGYNAYLSDRISLDRTIPDHRPGKCRKVGYQRDLPQISLIFIFVNEALSVILRSVHSAVNHTPAHLLKEIILVDDNSDDEQLKGPLEEYVNKRYPGLVKIVRNQKREGLIRARIEGWKAATAEVTGFFDAHVEFTPSWAEPVLARIKDDHKRIILPSIDNIKHDTFEVERYENSGHGYNWELWCMYINPPKQWWDEGDISAPIRTPAMIGCSFVANRDYFGELGLLDSGMDVYGGENIELGIRVWLCGGSMEVLPCSRVAHIARMKKPYHSNIAFHTRRNALRVAEVWMDEYKSNVYLAWNIPMESHGIDYGDISQRVELRKSLQCKSFEWYLDNVYPEMRRYNDTLYYGEIRNSKASHLCVDQGMKENHTATLHPCHGWGPQLGRYTKDGQLFLGPLGSTGDDTRCVVDDQISSFPQLLNCDKVTNVKQKTWHFSQNESLINRATGRCLEVLPANVYFGHLLVLHPCSGQRWTIKNTMKQ from the exons ATGGCTTTCGTCTTCAGGCGATGGAGGGTCTTACTGGTGCTGAACGTGCTCGCGGTCGCCGGGTTCATGACCTTCTGGGCCAAGTGCAGCACGCGTAGCGTCCAGGCCGTCGGGCCAGAGGCTCCGGTCGCGGGGTCGAGGCCCCGGGCCAACGGGACGGCGCAGGGGCCCGGCGTCAGCCACGAGGTGCTGCTGAAGAGGCTGAGCTCGCTGGAGGACGTGGTGTACAGGCAGCTAAACG GTCTGTCCAAATCCCTGGGCCTGATCGAGGGCTTCGGCGGTCGGGGTAAAGGCGGCCTTCCTGCCACTCTGTCGCCGGCCGAGGACAGCGACGCTAAATACCTGAGGGAGAAGTACGGCTACAACGCCTACCTCAGTGACCGGATCTCTCTGGATCGGACCATACCGGACCACCGGCCCGGAAA ATGCCGAAAGGTCGGCTACCAGAGAGATCTCCCCCAGATctccctcatcttcatcttcgtGAACGAGGCTCTGTCGGTGATCCTGCGCTCAGTCCACTCGGCTGTCAATCACACGCCGGCCCACCTGCTCAAAGAAATAATCCTGGTGGACGACAACAGCGATGACG AGCAGCTGAAAGGGCCGCTGGAGGAGTACGTCAACAAGCGCTACCCCGGCCTGGTGAAGATCGTCAGGAACCAGAAGAGGGAGGGACTCATCCGAGCCAGGATCGAGGGCTGGAAGGCGGCCACCGCCGAGGTGACGGGCTTCTTCGACGCCCACGTGGAGTTCACCCCGTCCTG GGCCGAGCCGGTCCTGGCCAGAATAAAGGACGACCACAAGAGGATCATCCTGCCCTCCATCGACAACATCAAGCACGACACGTTCGAGGTGGAGCGCTACGAGAACTCGGGCCACGGCTACAACTGGGAGCTGTGGTGCATGTACATCAACCCGCCCAAACAGTGGTGGGATGAGGGGGACATATCCGCTCCCATCAG GACCCCCGCCATGATTGGCTGCTCCTTCGTGGCCAACCGCGATTACTTTGGCGAGCTGGGCCTCCTCGACTCGGGCATGGACGTCTACGGAGGGGAGAACATCGAACTGGGCATCAGG GTGTGGCTGTGTGGAGGCAGCATGGAGGTGCTGCCTTGCTCCAGGGTGGCTCACATCGCACGGATGAAGAAACCCTACCACAGCAACATAGCCTTCCACACGCGGCGCAACGCTCTACGCGTGGCCGAGGTCTGGATGGACGAATACAAGTCCAACGTCTACCTGGCCTGGAACATCCCCATGGAG AGCCACGGTATCGATTACGGCGACATCTCTCAGAGGGTCGAGCTGAGGAAGAGTCTGCAGTGTAAGAGCTTTGAGTGGTACCTCGACAACGTTTACCCAGAGATGAGGAGGTACAACGACACGCTGTACTACGGCGAG ATCCGCAATTCTAAAGCGAGCCACCTGTGTGTGGATCAGGGCATGAAGGAGAACCACACGGCCACCCTGCACCCTTGCCACGGATGGGGTCCTCAG TTGGGACGTTACACCAAAGACGGTCAGCTGTTCCTGGGCCCTCTGGGCAGCACCGGGGACGACACTCGCTGTGTGGTCGACGATCAGATCAGCAGCTTTCCTCAGCTCCTCAACTGTGACAAGGTGACCAACGTGAAGCAGAAGACGTGGCATTTCTCTCAG AATGAATCGTTGATAAATCGCGCCACAGGACGCTGCCTGGAGGTGCTACCGGCTAACGTATACTTCGGCCACCTGCTCGTGCTGCACCCGTGCTCCGGGCAGAGGTGGACCATCAAGAACACCATGAAGCAGTAG